In one candidate division TA06 bacterium genomic region, the following are encoded:
- a CDS encoding T9SS type A sorting domain-containing protein, translated as MDRHRDSSCAWPFLGILLLALLLPVSCLAEITFEKIFYVSGGSRGYCVRQTEEGGYIVAGYGAGDVYLIKTDSLGVAIWNRRYGGGSSDRGYWVEQTRDRGYIITGETWSFGAGGSDVYLIKTDSSGDTVWTRTYGGTYSDEGHSVKQTSDGGYVIAGMTLRPDMHIYLIKTDSLGDSVWTKIYGGVSTAEAHSIIEIENGDYVIAGRIFSTVEPILDNVYLIRTDSEGETLWTRTYGTNAWDRGRSVEQTDDGGYIIAGETGDANAGWGYLYLIKTDSLGDTLWTRTFGGTGRDRAYSAQQTSDGGYIVTGFIRFGDAAIEQYVYLVRTDSLGDTLWTRTYGHPWSCGYSVRQVNDGGYVIAGGTFGDPYLVKTDGNGFVERDGGVLSLDSPGDTVFCDSIYPVIATIRNFGPNPVTTGVVARMGAYFDTVEVQDLGPYSSVQVTFRDWQVPRSDSTNNFLQVCTSVVYDRDTTNDCKDKVIFSYIHRFHDAGFVSIDSPGDTVFPDSVYSIKATVRNFGNLIDTLDVVVFIDGYQDEVRLEGVAPNSPVQVTFKDWQVPSIDSISYMMIVCAYVSNDVDTSNDCGHKLIFGVSPVGVEEESNRRLEIVDYRLSQNQPNPYNRLTSIEYCMPVGCSVSLRVFDITGRPVETLVDKKQRAGAYRVRWDAKDQSSGIYFYRLQAGDFVETKKMTLLR; from the coding sequence ATGGATAGGCATAGAGACAGTTCTTGCGCGTGGCCGTTCTTAGGGATTCTTCTCCTTGCTCTCCTCCTTCCGGTGTCATGTCTTGCTGAGATCACCTTTGAAAAGATCTTCTACGTATCCGGAGGGAGCAGAGGTTACTGTGTGCGGCAGACCGAGGAGGGCGGATATATCGTTGCAGGATATGGCGCCGGTGACGTTTACCTCATAAAGACAGACTCTCTAGGAGTCGCGATCTGGAATCGGAGATATGGCGGGGGGTCTAGTGATAGGGGCTACTGGGTCGAACAGACGCGTGATAGGGGATATATCATCACAGGAGAGACGTGGTCCTTCGGCGCGGGCGGGTCTGACGTTTACCTCATAAAGACAGACTCTTCGGGCGATACTGTCTGGACAAGGACCTACGGTGGCACATATAGCGATGAGGGACACTCCGTTAAGCAGACCTCGGACGGCGGTTACGTCATTGCCGGGATGACACTTCGCCCAGATATGCACATCTACCTCATAAAGACTGACTCGTTGGGGGATAGCGTGTGGACAAAGATCTATGGTGGCGTCTCTACGGCTGAGGCTCACTCTATTATAGAGATCGAAAACGGGGATTATGTAATCGCCGGACGCATATTCTCAACGGTGGAGCCAATCTTGGATAATGTGTATCTCATCAGGACAGACTCTGAGGGAGAAACGCTCTGGACGAGGACTTACGGCACAAATGCCTGGGATAGGGGTCGCAGTGTGGAGCAGACCGATGACGGTGGGTACATAATTGCGGGCGAGACAGGAGACGCCAACGCGGGCTGGGGCTATCTCTATCTCATTAAGACGGATTCCTTGGGCGACACTCTCTGGACTAGAACCTTTGGCGGAACTGGACGAGACAGGGCCTACTCTGCCCAGCAAACTTCGGATGGCGGGTACATAGTCACAGGATTCATACGGTTCGGTGATGCAGCCATAGAACAGTACGTTTACCTGGTGAGAACTGACTCCTTGGGAGACACCCTGTGGACTAGAACCTACGGCCATCCTTGGTCTTGTGGCTACTCTGTTCGGCAGGTCAATGACGGTGGATACGTGATCGCAGGAGGCACTTTCGGAGATCCTTATCTTGTCAAGACAGACGGGAACGGATTCGTGGAGAGAGATGGAGGGGTGCTCAGTCTTGACTCGCCTGGAGACACAGTATTCTGCGATTCCATCTATCCGGTCATTGCGACTATCAGGAACTTTGGACCTAACCCTGTTACGACTGGGGTAGTGGCCAGGATGGGTGCTTATTTCGACACAGTTGAGGTGCAAGATCTTGGACCATATTCCTCGGTCCAGGTAACCTTCAGGGATTGGCAGGTACCTCGGAGCGATTCTACAAACAACTTTCTGCAGGTCTGTACCAGTGTCGTCTATGATCGTGACACCACAAACGACTGCAAGGACAAGGTCATCTTCAGCTACATCCACAGATTCCATGATGCTGGATTTGTATCGATTGATTCCCCGGGGGATACAGTTTTTCCCGACTCTGTTTATTCCATCAAAGCGACTGTTCGGAACTTTGGGAATCTCATTGATACGTTGGATGTTGTCGTCTTCATTGACGGCTACCAGGATGAGGTTCGGTTAGAAGGTGTAGCCCCGAACTCCCCAGTGCAGGTCACATTCAAGGATTGGCAGGTGCCATCAATTGATTCTATCAGCTACATGATGATCGTCTGCGCCTACGTTTCGAATGACGTAGATACCTCCAACGACTGTGGGCATAAACTCATATTCGGGGTCTCACCGGTGGGTGTCGAAGAAGAATCGAATCGCAGATTGGAAATTGTGGATTACAGATTGAGCCAGAATCAACCGAATCCGTATAACCGATTGACATCGATAGAGTATTGTATGCCGGTTGGTTGCTCCGTCAGCCTAAGAGTCTTTGACATTACTGGACGGCCGGTGGAGACCCTTGTGGACAAGAAACAACGGGCAGGCGCCTACCGAGTCCGGTGGGACGCAAAGGATCAGTCTAGCGGTATCTACTT